The nucleotide window AACTGGCATTCGGTAAGTTTCCGACACGATTCAAATAAATGGTATTTTTTAGTGCGGTAAAGTGATGAAACCTGTAGTAAAGTTCTGATGTAGTTCAAAAAGGATAATCAATGACGAGGTGTATCCTATGAGTGTTGTCTCAGTATGGACATTCCAGTTTTCATAAGTGTTGTATTCTATAAGCTTTCTGTTTCAAAAGGTACACCTTTCGGGATAGTTATGTACTCCCTATAAAATCAACGTTATTGTAGTCCTAAAAGGTCATAAAAACATTTTCGGGATGTCTTGAAAATACGAATGACATTTTGAGATATAGGGACTGAGTGATCTCGGGTCCATTTCCAATGTTAAAAAAAGTTCCATATCCCATTTTATCCCAATAGCTTATCCCTACAAAACGTTGGTATCAGTGGGTTTTGTTTGTTTTAACGCACAGTGATTTTATATAAAAAAATGACTTATCAAAAGATAAGCCACGCGGAGAATTGTTGGGGGGGGTAATCCCTTTTACGTGTTAAATACCCGTACTTAAGGAAGTCAATCTTAAATCAAAAAGAACCTCGATCTAGTAGTTGGGGATCATTTAAGAATCGAGGTCATTTATATGTCCAAAGGAGTTTCGAACACTAATATTATATCCATGTTAATTGATATAATATTATAGAATCTTTTTCATGTTATAGTCCCACTTGCGTAGCTGCATACTCTGCATCTGCTTGACTGTGACCTTCATAGGTTAATTGCTGAATCAAACCGCTCCTAGAGAACGATGAAAAGTCAAGATAATTCTTGGCTGCTTTGACAGCTTGCTCTCTCCAATCAACTTCTATGTTTTCAACAGCGAATTGAGCATCTGCGGCAGAATATTTTTCGTATTCTAATTGCTTAATCAATCCAGATTTTGAGAAAGCTGTATATTCAAGATAGTCTTGAGCTGCACGGATTGCATTATTTTGTGAAACAGATGCATTATCAAGGGCTTCCTGTTTCTTTGCTTCCGCATCGGCTGCCGCCTTAGCTGCTGCTTCTTCTTGAGCTTTCTTCTTTGCTTCGGCATCTGCCTTAGCTTTAGCTTCGGCATCTGCCTTTTCTTTAGCTGCCTTTTCATCAGCTATACGCTTATCTTCAGCCGCTTTCGCCTCAGCCTCTTGTTTTTTCTTTTGCTCATCACTCATTTTAAACCATGGAGCGGCTTCATCTACTTTAGCTTGCAAGTCTTTATTTTCCGATTGCAAATCACTCTTATCCGATTTTAAACTGGCTACGGTTTCTGTTTTAGTAGTTAATTGCTTTTGTAAAGACTTTACTTTTGCATTAACTTGATCTAAATCACTCTGCGATGGGCCGCCAGCACTACCAATCCATATAGCAATAACTGCCGTTAATATATACTTCCATCTTTTCTTTAAAAATCTTCCTACACTTTTCACTTTCCTTTCCCCCTATTTATATATTTGTATATTACAACTTAATTATATGCCTAAAATTGGCAGATTAATAGATAAAAAAGACTAGGCATTAAGCCTGATCCTGAAATGGTAAACAATCATCATTAATATTAAACGGGTCAGCAGGGTAGCCAACATTTGGAGTTCCAACCATGCCGGGGAATCCACTTTCCTTACTAAGAAAGAAGGAATGTCCTCAGTTCTAAAGTATTCAGGAAGCATTCAGATCACCTTTTCTTAA belongs to Neobacillus sp. OS1-2 and includes:
- a CDS encoding Ltp family lipoprotein — translated: MKSVGRFLKKRWKYILTAVIAIWIGSAGGPSQSDLDQVNAKVKSLQKQLTTKTETVASLKSDKSDLQSENKDLQAKVDEAAPWFKMSDEQKKKQEAEAKAAEDKRIADEKAAKEKADAEAKAKADAEAKKKAQEEAAAKAAADAEAKKQEALDNASVSQNNAIRAAQDYLEYTAFSKSGLIKQLEYEKYSAADAQFAVENIEVDWREQAVKAAKNYLDFSSFSRSGLIQQLTYEGHSQADAEYAATQVGL